A window of the Bradyrhizobium diazoefficiens genome harbors these coding sequences:
- a CDS encoding transposase — translation MTPTRFRLSTDVGAYLDLTPRRHQSSEIDRTGRISKRGDHQVRTYLFEAANVLLTVVRRGSALKRWGSKLAKRIGAKKGEGCGRA, via the coding sequence ATCACCCCCACTCGCTTTAGACTTTCCACCGACGTTGGCGCCTATCTCGACCTAACACCAAGACGTCATCAATCCAGTGAGATCGATCGCACTGGCCGCATCTCCAAACGCGGCGACCACCAGGTTCGAACTTATCTGTTCGAGGCCGCGAACGTCCTGCTGACCGTTGTCAGACGAGGTTCTGCGCTCAAGCGCTGGGGCAGCAAGCTGGCAAAACGCATCGGCGCCAAAAAGGGCGAAGGTTGCGGTCGCGCGTAA